A single genomic interval of uncultured Sphaerochaeta sp. harbors:
- a CDS encoding lysine exporter LysO family protein — protein METLLYLAKLALALVLGMGSAHLLGKERFTHVSAYAQMFLVWLLLFFMGVNTGGIDGITSQFGTIGITALLITLFGVAGTILVALLFSFILTPSLRSEHIAIAKRKEQSLIRRLYDIIKEPLLLVSIVILGLVLRLGTNAFSWFDSSLVTYLLYVLLFSVGMGMVHRKISFKGVFADRSLFFLPLYTILGTYVGAFGVFLFTPYTLSQVIGMLSGFGWYSLSGILITDLGYPVLGSISFLSNLLRESFSFFLIPLFGRLGRRYYYPAVCTAGATSMDVTLVLLSSHFGTRTMVGSIYHGVIMSLVAPLLIPLFF, from the coding sequence ATGGAAACACTTCTCTATCTGGCGAAACTCGCCCTTGCATTAGTTCTCGGAATGGGTTCTGCACATCTTTTGGGCAAGGAGCGGTTTACCCATGTCTCTGCGTATGCACAGATGTTCTTGGTTTGGCTTCTGTTGTTTTTCATGGGGGTGAACACAGGTGGAATCGATGGAATCACCTCACAGTTTGGGACCATTGGCATTACTGCGTTGCTTATCACCCTTTTTGGAGTAGCCGGTACCATTCTAGTAGCTCTGCTTTTTTCCTTCATCCTGACACCCTCCTTGCGTTCTGAGCATATTGCCATTGCAAAGAGGAAGGAGCAGAGTCTCATCAGAAGACTATATGATATTATCAAGGAACCTCTGCTCTTGGTTTCCATTGTAATCCTTGGATTGGTATTGAGACTGGGGACGAATGCTTTCTCCTGGTTTGACAGTTCCTTGGTTACCTACCTGCTGTATGTGCTGTTGTTTTCTGTTGGTATGGGGATGGTTCATCGAAAGATAAGCTTCAAAGGGGTGTTTGCTGATAGAAGCCTGTTTTTCCTCCCTCTCTACACCATACTAGGCACCTATGTTGGAGCTTTTGGTGTTTTCCTTTTCACTCCCTATACCCTCTCACAAGTTATAGGGATGCTTAGTGGTTTTGGGTGGTACTCTCTCTCCGGTATACTGATCACCGATCTGGGGTATCCGGTTCTTGGTTCCATCTCATTCCTGTCCAATCTGCTGAGGGAGAGTTTCTCATTCTTTCTCATACCTCTGTTTGGGAGGTTGGGAAGGAGGTATTACTATCCTGCAGTCTGCACTGCTGGTGCAACCAGTATGGATGTCACCTTGGTCTTGCTTTCCTCTCACTTTGGGACGCGTACCATGGTAGGTTCGATCTACCATGGTGTGATCATGAGCTTGGTTGCTCCTCTTCTCATTCCTCTCTTTTTCTAA
- a CDS encoding TraB/GumN family protein, with translation MTDEKMSDTFHRLTLNDGREILLVGTAHVSKESVDEVALLIESEQPDHICLELDDGRMKNREEKSSWSDMDIKKVLKENKGFLLLANMALSSFQKRMGDQSGSAPGEEILSAARLAKEKEIPYSLCDREIQVTFSRAWRKSNLWNKAKLIATIISAAFSNEKISEEELESLKKADVMQGMMDEMAKELPSVKEVLIDERDRYLATSIFLSPGNKKLAVIGAGHQGGIIRTIKAIEEGTIGTDLSDISTTPKGGKAGKIFSWGFPILIVGILLYGFFNLGQSEGIKMFGYWLAVNMSFTAIGAILALAHPLNTLVSILSAPLTSLHPGIGVGMVSGLMEATLRKPKVRDFEQLGEDAASFRGWYRNRVLHTLLVFLYTSLGASIGNVVIFPILLSMLGS, from the coding sequence ATGACTGATGAAAAAATGAGTGATACCTTCCACCGACTTACACTCAACGATGGAAGAGAGATTCTCCTTGTGGGCACAGCCCATGTATCCAAAGAGAGTGTTGATGAAGTTGCACTGCTCATTGAGAGTGAGCAACCTGACCATATCTGCCTTGAACTTGACGATGGACGGATGAAAAACAGGGAGGAGAAATCCTCTTGGTCAGATATGGACATCAAGAAGGTCCTCAAAGAAAATAAGGGGTTCCTCTTGCTTGCAAATATGGCTCTCTCCTCCTTCCAGAAGAGGATGGGAGACCAATCAGGGAGTGCCCCCGGAGAAGAAATCCTCAGTGCAGCCAGGCTGGCCAAGGAAAAAGAGATCCCCTACTCACTCTGTGACCGGGAAATCCAGGTCACGTTCAGCAGGGCATGGAGAAAGTCCAACCTCTGGAACAAGGCAAAACTCATTGCCACCATCATCAGTGCCGCTTTCAGTAATGAAAAGATTTCAGAGGAGGAACTGGAGTCCCTCAAAAAAGCCGATGTCATGCAAGGCATGATGGATGAGATGGCCAAGGAACTACCCTCGGTCAAGGAAGTGCTCATTGACGAGCGCGACCGTTATCTTGCAACCAGTATCTTCCTCTCCCCTGGTAATAAAAAGCTTGCCGTCATTGGTGCAGGTCACCAAGGTGGTATCATCAGGACGATCAAGGCAATCGAAGAGGGCACCATCGGTACCGACCTTTCAGACATCAGCACCACCCCAAAGGGTGGCAAAGCCGGAAAGATTTTTTCCTGGGGCTTTCCCATCCTTATCGTGGGAATCCTCTTGTATGGTTTCTTCAACCTCGGCCAGAGTGAAGGGATCAAGATGTTTGGGTACTGGCTTGCAGTGAACATGAGCTTCACTGCCATTGGTGCCATCCTGGCTCTAGCCCATCCACTCAACACATTGGTGAGTATATTGTCAGCCCCCCTAACAAGCCTCCATCCTGGGATTGGGGTTGGAATGGTGAGCGGATTGATGGAAGCAACACTCAGAAAGCCAAAGGTTCGTGATTTTGAGCAACTGGGAGAGGATGCAGCATCCTTCAGAGGGTGGTATCGAAACCGTGTATTACACACCCTCCTTGTCTTCCTCTACACCAGCCTAGGAGCCTCCATCGGAAATGTTGTCATTTTCCCCATTCTTCTCAGCATGCTTGGTTCATAA
- the radA gene encoding DNA repair protein RadA produces MKEKAVHYVCSQCGRVETKWLGRCPDCGSWNTFEEEAVSKPSDGKRAVISTATKPVSLEEVEIDPLFRYETGISELDRVLGGGVMRGSSILLGGEPGIGKSTLMLQVLEKCSSGRKVLYISGEESPSQVKLRAQRLELNLSSISIFCDTRVEVVVSLLSEEKPDVVVVDSLQTLTSDEIPSPAGSVNQIRSCSTTLVGLCKQLGISLFLIGHVTKEGVLAGPKVIEHLVDTVIYFEQISSGIRLIRAAKNRFGSVDEIGIFSMHEKGLSPVANPSSFFITDRLTKDIPPGISYTPVIEGSRTFLVEIQALTTSAKNGYTRIYSDRIDTARVTRVAAILERHAGLRLSDQDIYVNVAGGMKLSEVSIELPLALALWSALTNKSIPKALVSYGELSLAGEVRGVGFPEKREKAAKELGFKRSIVPRIASRSPLVQHACSTIKEALDLMNSMK; encoded by the coding sequence GTGAAAGAAAAGGCTGTTCATTACGTCTGTAGCCAATGTGGCAGGGTTGAGACAAAATGGTTGGGACGCTGTCCAGACTGCGGAAGTTGGAACACCTTTGAAGAGGAAGCGGTAAGTAAACCCTCCGATGGCAAACGTGCTGTGATCAGCACTGCCACCAAGCCTGTGAGTTTGGAGGAAGTTGAGATTGATCCGTTGTTCCGGTATGAGACAGGTATCAGTGAACTTGACCGGGTACTCGGTGGAGGAGTCATGCGTGGCTCTTCCATCCTCCTTGGGGGAGAGCCGGGTATCGGCAAGTCCACCTTAATGCTCCAGGTACTTGAGAAGTGCTCAAGTGGACGAAAAGTGCTCTACATTTCTGGTGAGGAGTCACCCAGTCAGGTTAAGCTTCGTGCACAACGGCTGGAACTCAATCTTTCATCCATCTCCATTTTTTGTGATACCAGGGTGGAAGTGGTGGTAAGTCTTTTAAGTGAAGAAAAGCCTGATGTAGTCGTTGTTGATTCATTACAGACGCTTACCAGTGATGAGATCCCTTCCCCTGCGGGGTCAGTGAACCAGATCCGGTCTTGTTCCACTACCTTGGTTGGTCTCTGTAAACAGTTGGGAATATCGTTGTTTCTTATCGGGCATGTGACGAAGGAAGGGGTATTGGCTGGTCCAAAAGTCATTGAGCATCTGGTTGATACCGTAATCTACTTTGAGCAGATTTCCAGTGGAATTCGGTTGATTCGAGCAGCAAAGAATCGGTTTGGCTCCGTTGATGAAATCGGTATTTTCAGTATGCATGAGAAAGGGCTCAGCCCTGTGGCAAATCCGTCCTCATTCTTTATCACCGATAGGCTCACAAAGGACATTCCCCCTGGAATATCCTATACCCCGGTTATCGAGGGTTCACGGACCTTTTTGGTGGAAATCCAGGCACTGACTACCAGTGCCAAGAATGGGTATACCCGCATCTATTCAGATCGAATTGATACAGCCAGGGTTACCCGCGTTGCTGCAATTTTGGAGCGACATGCAGGTCTACGGCTCAGTGACCAGGATATCTATGTCAATGTAGCAGGTGGGATGAAACTCAGCGAGGTATCCATCGAGTTGCCCCTTGCCCTTGCCCTCTGGTCTGCCCTGACCAACAAGAGTATACCCAAGGCCTTGGTCAGCTATGGGGAGCTTAGCCTTGCTGGAGAAGTAAGGGGTGTTGGGTTTCCAGAGAAGCGAGAAAAGGCTGCCAAGGAGCTGGGCTTCAAGCGTTCAATAGTACCCAGGATTGCTTCCCGTTCCCCGCTGGTGCAACATGCTTGCTCTACTATAAAGGAAGCTCTGGATCTCATGAATTCAATGAAGTGA
- a CDS encoding peptidylprolyl isomerase: MDKKELKDGLYAVLHTSKGEITLFLESKKAPMTTANFVGLAEGALNVNGEGKPFYNNLTFHRVIENFMIQGGCPKGNGTGGPGYTFPDEFDDSLKHTEPGVLSMANAGPGTNGSQFFITHVATPWLDGKHSVFGHVVEGMDVVNSIAQGDKLNRVEIVRVGKDAEAFEVSREIFTQYVLAAEEKNKSREAKEKEKLEKELKNRWPDAKVTETGLRYVVKKDGEGKKSPKQGQTVTVHYTGSLLDGRIFDSSVQRGTPAQFAIGQVIEGWNEALKTMTVGEQRTLIIPPELGYGTMGYPGVIPPNSYLIFDVELIKF, encoded by the coding sequence ATGGATAAGAAAGAATTGAAAGACGGCTTGTATGCCGTATTGCATACCAGTAAGGGTGAGATCACACTATTCCTTGAGAGCAAGAAAGCTCCAATGACCACTGCAAACTTTGTAGGGCTTGCAGAGGGAGCTTTGAATGTGAATGGGGAAGGAAAACCTTTCTATAATAATCTCACGTTCCACCGGGTTATTGAAAACTTTATGATTCAGGGTGGATGCCCCAAAGGGAATGGGACCGGAGGTCCTGGATATACGTTTCCAGACGAGTTCGATGATTCATTGAAACATACCGAACCAGGTGTTCTCTCCATGGCGAACGCTGGACCCGGAACAAACGGAAGCCAATTTTTTATCACACATGTGGCGACTCCTTGGTTGGATGGTAAGCATTCCGTCTTTGGTCATGTTGTAGAAGGCATGGATGTGGTGAACTCCATTGCGCAAGGTGATAAGCTCAACCGTGTTGAGATTGTACGTGTAGGAAAGGATGCTGAGGCATTCGAAGTCTCTCGTGAGATCTTTACCCAGTACGTACTTGCAGCAGAGGAGAAGAACAAGAGCCGTGAAGCTAAGGAAAAAGAGAAGCTTGAGAAAGAGCTGAAGAATCGTTGGCCTGATGCAAAAGTGACAGAGACAGGTCTTCGGTATGTAGTAAAGAAGGACGGTGAAGGAAAGAAAAGCCCTAAACAAGGCCAGACTGTAACCGTTCACTATACTGGCTCCTTGCTTGATGGAAGGATTTTTGATAGTTCAGTGCAACGGGGGACCCCAGCACAGTTTGCAATCGGACAGGTAATTGAAGGTTGGAACGAGGCCTTGAAGACCATGACCGTAGGTGAGCAGCGGACCCTGATTATCCCCCCTGAACTCGGATACGGGACCATGGGATATCCCGGGGTTATCCCTCCAAACTCCTATTTGATTTTCGATGTGGAGTTGATAAAGTTTTAA
- a CDS encoding ParB/RepB/Spo0J family partition protein, translated as MSQETNKKHGLGKGIGSLMQDYSFDSVLDSALGLASSKPDAEKGQRVLEVPVEQIRANPNQPRKDFNQEALEELSQSIQREGVLQPILVEEIAPGVYSIVAGERRFRAAKIAGLERMPVLVKDFTQMQRLEVSLIENIQRESLNPIEEAKAYAYLIQEAGITQEELAKRLGKNRSTISNSIRLLQLSSSMQQDLLNGKFTAGQARAILSVVNPADREILYRTVLEKDLSVRATEQLASQFNMGKRAAYQKKKRAKKSLAKAPEIIAIEDKFLHAVGSQVEIKGSLEKGKIEIPFTSSEELERLYQLLMPNQGLFEL; from the coding sequence GTGTCGCAGGAAACCAATAAGAAACATGGATTGGGGAAAGGAATAGGTTCCTTGATGCAAGACTATTCATTCGATTCAGTTTTGGACTCCGCCCTTGGCCTAGCCTCATCAAAACCAGATGCAGAAAAAGGACAACGTGTTCTTGAAGTCCCTGTTGAACAAATTCGTGCAAACCCAAACCAGCCAAGAAAGGATTTCAACCAGGAAGCACTGGAAGAATTGAGTCAATCGATCCAAAGAGAAGGTGTGTTACAGCCTATACTGGTAGAGGAGATTGCTCCCGGTGTGTATAGTATTGTTGCAGGAGAGAGAAGATTCCGGGCAGCAAAAATTGCCGGACTCGAGCGAATGCCGGTACTGGTAAAAGATTTCACCCAGATGCAACGATTGGAAGTCTCTCTCATAGAGAATATTCAGAGGGAGAGCCTAAACCCTATTGAAGAAGCGAAGGCGTATGCTTACCTTATTCAAGAAGCAGGGATAACCCAAGAAGAGTTGGCGAAGAGACTGGGAAAGAATAGGTCCACCATTAGTAATAGCATTCGGCTTTTACAATTGAGCTCTTCCATGCAGCAGGATTTGTTGAATGGCAAATTTACTGCAGGTCAGGCGAGAGCAATCCTTTCTGTGGTGAATCCTGCTGATAGGGAAATTCTCTATCGTACCGTACTGGAGAAGGATCTTTCAGTACGGGCAACGGAACAGTTGGCTTCGCAGTTCAATATGGGTAAACGAGCTGCATATCAAAAGAAGAAACGAGCAAAGAAGAGTCTGGCTAAGGCTCCAGAGATTATAGCAATCGAAGATAAGTTCTTGCATGCAGTAGGATCGCAGGTGGAGATTAAAGGGTCACTGGAAAAAGGAAAGATTGAGATTCCCTTTACCAGTAGTGAAGAATTGGAAAGACTGTATCAGTTGCTGATGCCAAATCAGGGACTGTTTGAACTATAA
- a CDS encoding ParA family protein, protein MSAQTILFLNQKGGVGKTTSAVNLGAALAGLGKKVLLIDLDAQGNLTSATSIDGRQPGIYEVIAGQLPAEEAVQQTPVKNLYAIPSNINMAGLNIELVEEEEREFFIKRALSSLEDSWEYILADCPPSLGLVTVNAMAWAKKVIIPMQCEYLAMEGLSLLTRTVGNMKKSINPDLEVLGILFTMYSKRTNLAKEVVEDVSSFFPQLVFKTMIPRNIRLAEAPSHGLPITVYDGSSSGAKAYKALAKEVTKRVAGNQ, encoded by the coding sequence ATGAGTGCACAAACAATACTGTTTTTGAACCAAAAAGGTGGAGTAGGTAAAACTACCTCAGCAGTTAACTTGGGAGCTGCGTTGGCGGGGCTGGGTAAGAAGGTCCTGTTGATCGACTTGGATGCCCAGGGTAATCTCACTAGTGCTACCTCCATTGATGGAAGGCAACCTGGTATATATGAGGTAATAGCTGGTCAGCTTCCCGCTGAGGAAGCAGTTCAGCAGACTCCAGTCAAGAATCTCTACGCTATACCCAGCAATATCAACATGGCTGGTTTGAATATCGAGCTGGTTGAAGAGGAAGAGCGAGAGTTTTTTATCAAACGAGCCTTATCTTCATTGGAGGATTCCTGGGAGTACATCCTTGCAGATTGTCCTCCTTCATTAGGATTAGTCACGGTCAATGCAATGGCATGGGCCAAAAAAGTGATCATTCCAATGCAGTGTGAATACTTGGCAATGGAAGGGTTGAGCTTGTTGACAAGAACCGTGGGGAATATGAAGAAATCTATTAATCCTGATCTTGAAGTACTAGGAATTCTTTTTACTATGTACAGCAAGCGCACTAATCTGGCTAAAGAAGTAGTTGAAGATGTGAGTTCCTTTTTCCCTCAATTGGTCTTCAAGACGATGATTCCCAGAAATATTCGACTTGCAGAAGCTCCTTCACATGGACTACCTATTACGGTATACGATGGTTCAAGCAGTGGGGCAAAAGCATATAAGGCATTAGCCAAGGAGGTTACAAAACGTGTCGCAGGAAACCAATAA
- a CDS encoding NifU family protein, with translation MIEDKVKKALEDIRPSLQNDGGDIEFISLVGNDVTVRLVGACAGCPMSQMTLKGGVERYLRNFVDPNLTVVNSPDL, from the coding sequence ATGATAGAAGATAAAGTCAAAAAGGCACTTGAGGACATTCGTCCCTCTTTGCAAAATGACGGTGGAGATATCGAGTTTATCAGTTTGGTTGGCAATGATGTAACTGTTCGTCTTGTTGGCGCATGTGCTGGCTGCCCGATGTCCCAGATGACCCTGAAAGGTGGTGTAGAACGCTACCTTCGCAACTTTGTTGATCCGAATCTAACTGTGGTAAATAGCCCAGATCTTTAG
- the gyrA gene encoding DNA topoisomerase (ATP-hydrolyzing) subunit A, with protein MEEVNENRTIIVDVAKEMRTSYLNYAMSVIVSRALPDVRDGLKPVHRRILFDMYEMGLRANSSYKKCARIVGDVLGKYHPHGDGSVYDALVRLAQDFSLRYPVVNPQGNFGSIDGDPAAAMRYTEAKMSRIGEEMLQDIQKETVDFGPNYDDSMTEPLVLPGSFPFLLANGSSGIAVGMATNMAPHNLQEISDAICAVIENPDITIDELMEHIKGPDFPSGGVICGMQGIKDAFTTGRGKIVMRSVYEIEESDRGHDQIVFTEIPYQVNKADLVKKIDDLRKDGAIPMISTIRDESDRNGIRIVVELKMGSEPMVVLNQLFSRTALQSNFNVNNLALVKGRPQLLTLKEMLVYYIEHRTEVVTRRTKYDLRKAQERAHILRGLKIGLDNIDEVIKIIKESEDNTIAANRLVQRFGLDDIQAQAIIDMKLGRLSHLETSKILDELAELEQKIAYYQELLADDQKILGVVKSEVRSLPSSLVPKDRRLTRIAREELGQATDEDFIKEESVVVLISNKGFAKRIPVEEYDAHGRAGKGTRTTKLQDGDFVDHMFVASTHEYVMFVSNAGKAYYIKGFQIPEATKTAKGTSIKNILQLETTEKITSIIAFKEFSEDKYLMMATRQGVVKKVSLSNFVNARVRGIRALFLDEGDELLSCDLVEEGDEVMLITKNGRGLRFRQSDVRAMGRASRGVRGIRLIGDDQVAGLLKVDDSHRILMITENGQGKQVTFDSFNVHGRGTQGQKIFRLGTKATFIVGVLSVNDENDVVCVTMMGQTLRVHCDAISVQGRNAAGVRVVSMKWKNDSIVAIASTEKDEEEEVEIPEAPNPEEVVQDEDVDDESDDVVTDDSDNE; from the coding sequence GTGGAAGAAGTAAACGAAAATAGGACAATAATTGTAGACGTGGCAAAGGAGATGCGAACCTCGTATCTCAACTATGCCATGTCCGTCATTGTCAGCAGGGCCCTCCCTGATGTACGTGACGGTCTCAAGCCGGTCCACAGAAGAATCCTCTTTGATATGTATGAGATGGGCCTGAGAGCCAACTCCTCATATAAGAAATGTGCTCGTATTGTTGGTGATGTGCTTGGTAAGTACCATCCCCATGGGGATGGATCGGTATATGATGCATTGGTACGTCTTGCACAGGATTTCTCCTTACGCTACCCGGTGGTAAACCCCCAGGGTAACTTTGGTTCCATTGACGGTGACCCGGCAGCAGCAATGCGATATACCGAGGCTAAGATGAGCCGAATCGGCGAGGAGATGTTGCAGGATATCCAGAAAGAGACGGTTGATTTCGGGCCGAACTATGATGACTCGATGACAGAACCTCTGGTTCTTCCTGGTTCATTCCCTTTCCTGTTGGCAAACGGAAGTAGTGGAATTGCAGTTGGAATGGCCACCAATATGGCTCCACATAACCTGCAGGAAATCTCTGATGCTATCTGTGCAGTCATTGAAAACCCTGATATCACCATTGATGAGTTAATGGAACATATCAAGGGTCCTGACTTTCCCTCAGGTGGAGTCATTTGTGGCATGCAGGGAATCAAGGATGCCTTTACCACCGGACGTGGCAAGATTGTCATGCGCTCTGTATATGAGATTGAGGAGAGTGATCGTGGTCATGACCAGATCGTATTCACCGAGATACCTTACCAGGTCAACAAAGCTGATTTGGTGAAGAAAATTGACGATCTCCGTAAGGATGGTGCAATCCCTATGATCAGCACAATACGCGACGAGTCTGACCGTAACGGTATCAGGATCGTGGTGGAGCTGAAGATGGGATCCGAGCCGATGGTGGTACTCAATCAGTTGTTCAGCCGAACAGCCCTACAGTCAAACTTCAATGTAAACAATCTCGCACTGGTGAAGGGAAGGCCTCAGTTGCTCACGCTCAAAGAGATGTTGGTTTATTATATTGAGCATCGAACTGAGGTGGTGACAAGGCGGACAAAGTATGACTTGCGCAAGGCACAAGAGCGTGCACATATCCTCAGGGGCTTGAAAATTGGTCTTGATAACATCGATGAGGTAATTAAGATCATCAAGGAGTCTGAAGATAACACGATAGCTGCAAATCGTCTTGTCCAGCGTTTTGGTTTGGATGATATCCAGGCTCAGGCGATCATCGATATGAAACTTGGTCGATTGAGTCATCTTGAGACTTCAAAGATATTGGATGAATTGGCAGAGCTTGAACAGAAGATAGCCTACTATCAGGAATTGCTTGCTGACGACCAGAAAATATTGGGTGTTGTCAAATCCGAAGTTCGCTCCCTTCCCTCCTCTCTTGTTCCAAAGGATCGTAGACTTACAAGAATTGCTCGAGAAGAGTTGGGTCAGGCAACAGATGAGGATTTCATCAAGGAAGAATCTGTCGTTGTGTTGATCAGCAATAAGGGCTTTGCAAAGCGAATTCCCGTCGAGGAGTATGATGCTCACGGACGCGCAGGCAAGGGAACCAGGACAACCAAGCTACAGGACGGCGATTTCGTTGACCATATGTTTGTTGCCTCAACCCATGAATACGTAATGTTCGTCAGTAATGCAGGTAAGGCTTACTATATCAAGGGATTCCAGATTCCTGAAGCTACCAAAACTGCAAAGGGGACCAGTATCAAGAATATTCTTCAGCTGGAAACCACCGAGAAGATCACTTCGATCATTGCATTCAAGGAATTCAGTGAAGATAAGTACCTGATGATGGCTACCCGTCAGGGTGTTGTGAAAAAGGTATCTTTGTCCAACTTCGTGAATGCAAGGGTTCGTGGTATCAGGGCCTTGTTCCTTGATGAAGGTGATGAACTACTGAGCTGTGACCTGGTTGAAGAAGGTGACGAAGTCATGCTGATCACCAAGAATGGTCGAGGACTCAGGTTCCGTCAAAGTGATGTACGAGCAATGGGAAGAGCTAGCCGTGGTGTTCGTGGTATCCGCCTGATTGGAGATGACCAGGTTGCTGGACTGTTGAAGGTAGATGATTCCCATAGAATTCTCATGATTACTGAAAATGGGCAGGGCAAACAGGTAACCTTTGACAGCTTCAATGTGCATGGTAGAGGAACACAAGGACAGAAGATCTTCCGTCTTGGAACTAAGGCAACCTTTATCGTGGGTGTGCTGAGTGTGAATGATGAGAATGATGTTGTGTGTGTCACCATGATGGGACAGACACTGAGAGTTCATTGTGATGCCATCTCGGTACAAGGGAGAAATGCTGCCGGAGTCCGTGTGGTATCGATGAAGTGGAAAAATGACTCCATCGTAGCCATTGCTTCTACTGAGAAAGATGAAGAGGAAGAAGTAGAGATTCCTGAAGCACCAAATCCAGAGGAAGTGGTACAAGACGAGGATGTTGATGATGAATCTGATGATGTGGTAACTGACGATTCAGATAACGAATAA